Proteins co-encoded in one Populus trichocarpa isolate Nisqually-1 chromosome 10, P.trichocarpa_v4.1, whole genome shotgun sequence genomic window:
- the LOC7475915 gene encoding uncharacterized protein LOC7475915 — translation MAAAAAASQYPKEGEGSYRMEMTIQTSDNDGTSTELRALDCNLTSLCDHIQIEGFNSGSFSDIIVHAMGSTYHLHRLILSRSSYFRNMLHGPWKEASSPVVTLKVDDKNVNAEAIAMALAYLYGHHPKLNDINAFRVLAAASFLDLQDLCAICTDFIISELWTSNFLAYQVFAESQDYGIHGERVRNACWGYLCQSGAIELKEVLPKLSSQTLHALLTSDELWVSSEEKRFELALYTLLAKGAFCKTEHSEQGSPSAEANMDVHSDSSKAKGKNLSDNCTSNALESELGCLALKDGLEGHDAARNLLVELADGVGDFQPGVSVSKQQAQQAAYTQSNLGTLHPCDMGQSSSLSNSFSVMNANGTSCSYVEMPISAGTSGLESSGVAMEGPSEDGSYHLNNNNWLASNQSRNCNSLDPSGNGLILNDWERCDMPQLSWGGRVVGRRQVKGYAKGNCGVHREDYDTFINIFEGGSLLYCNMSFEALLNVRKQLEELGFPCKAVNDGLWLQMLLSQRVQEIGADTCKMCCLMSMACTCRQPFGISHVVATTGYYMQEHEHHNSSGGVTNVYVADSGQGEGNGLFRPVRVHVRGPIDGLAGIGRGTTFVPAAAWPPTRFVFSRVPFGMGNRNCQQSVASDDSENRTDHNGDLSGDGLTALVGLSQGGSNSTIHGEHMERGYETDLHGRLSKTSVSAPSTSGIAVQMLESPEHAIGFEWENANNSISLDMKTPLSHFPPFRFGVEFEDVHRLSDGQVKHSPEIFYAGSLWKVSVQAFNDEDPQGRRTLGLFLHRRKAEITDSLRKVHIYVDSREKVTARFQLICPSKREVMVFGRLKQRGTLLPKAPKGWGWRAALFFDELAEQLQNGTLRVAAVVQLV, via the exons atggcagcagcagcagcagcatcgcAATATCCGAAAGAAGGAGAGGGTTCATACAGGATGGAAATGACAATTCAAACCTCAGACAATGACGGAACAAGCACCGAACTCCGTGCACTCGACTGTAACCTCACCTCTCTCTGTGATCACATCCAAATCGAAGGTTTCAATTCAGGTTCTTTCTCCGATATCATCGTCCACGCCATGGGCTCCACCTACCACCTCCATCGCCTCATCCTCTCACGCAGCTCTTACTTCCG GAATATGTTGCATGGTCCATGGAAAGAAGCGAGCTCGCCTGTTGTTACATTAAAAGTGGATGATAAAAATGTGAATGCGGAGGCAATTGCTATGGCTTTGGCTTATTTGTACGGACATCACCCTAAGCTTAATGATATTAACGCCTTTCGCGTCTTAGCTGCGGCTTCATTTCTTGACCTTCAg GATTTGTGTGCAATTTGTACGGATTTTATTATTTCCGAATTGTGGACTTCGAATTTCTTGGCTTATCAG GTGTTTGCGGAGAGTCAAGATTATGGAATACACGGGGAACGTGTGAGAAATGCTTGCTGGGGTTACCTTTGTCAAAGTGGTGCGATTGAGTTGAAAGAG GTACTTCCAAAACTTTCCTCTCAAACTCTGCATGCATTACTGACTTCAGATGAACTGTGGGTATCTAGTGAAGAGAAACG GTTTGAACTGGCACTGTACACTCTTCTTGCAAAAGGTGCCTTTTGCAAGACTGAACATTCTGAGCAAGGAAGTCCCAGTGCTGAGGCGAACATGGATGTTCATTCTGACTCTTCGAAAGCAAAGGGAAAAAACTTGAGTGATAACTGCACTAGTAATGCATTGGAATCTGAACTTGGATGCTTAGCTCTAAAAGATGGCCTTGAGGGACATGATGCTGCTCGTAATCTTCTGGTTGAGCTTGCTGATGGTGTGGGTGACTTCCAGCCAGGGGTTTCTGTTTCCAAACAACAGGCTCAACAAGCTGCGTACACTCAATCGAATTTGGGGACACTACATCCTTGCGATATGGGACAATCTTCATCACTGAGCAACTCATTTTCAGTGATGAATGCAAATGGAACCTCATGTTCTTATGTAGAAATGCCAATCAGTGCTGGAACAAGTGGACTAGAATCTAGTGGAGTGGCTATGGAGGGGCCATCTGAAGACGGCTCATAccatttgaataataataattggcTTGCAAGCAACCAATCTAGGAATTGCAATTCTCTAGACCCTTCCGGTAATGGGCTCATTCTCAATGATTGGGAAAGATGTGACATGCCTCAACTTTCATGGGGTGGTAGGGTTGTGGGCAGAAGACAGGTGAAAGGTTATGCTAAAGGGAACTGTGGAGTTCATAGGGAGGATTATGATACTTTCATCAACATATTTGAAGGGGGTTCTCTTTTGTATTGCAACATGTCTTTTGAGGCACTTTTAAATGTAAGAAAGCAGCTTGAAGAGTTGGGTTTTCCTTGCAAAGCTGTGAATGATGGTCTTTGGCTGCAG ATGCTTCTGAGCCAGAGGGTGCAGGAAATTGGTGCTGACACTTGTAAAATGTGCTGCCTAATGAGTATGGCATGCACTTGCAGGCAGCCATTTGGGATTTCACATGTAGTTGCCACCACAGGTTATTACATGCAAGAGCATGAGCACCACAATTCTTCTGGGGGTGTGACTAATGTATATGTTGCTGATTCTGGTCAAGGCGAGGGAAATGGCCTCTTTAGGCCAGTACGAGTGCATGTTAGGGGACCTATTGATGGGCTTGCAGGTATTGGGCGTGGAACTACATTTGTGCCAGCAGCTGCATGGCCCCCTACACGTTTTGTTTTCTCTCGTGTGCCATTTGGTATGGGCAACAGAAATTGCCAGCAGTCTGTTGCTAGTGATGATTCGGAGAACAGAACTGACCACAATGGAGACCTATCAGGGGATGGGTTGACAGCTCTTGTTGGGTTAAGTCAAGGGGGGAGCAACTCGACTATTCATGGAGAGCATATGGAAAGAGGATATGAAACAGATTTGCACGGAAGATTGTCTAAAACATCAGTTTCAGCACCGAGCACCAGTGGTATTGCTGTCCAGATGCTAGAATCACCAGAACATGCCATTGGATTTGAGTGGGAGAATGCAAACAACTCCATATCGCTAGATATGAAAACACCTTTAAGTCATTTCCCTCCATTTCGTTTTGG GGTTGAATTTGAGGATGTGCACAGGCTCAGTGATGGCCAAGTCAAGCACTCTCCGGAAATCTTTTATGCTGGTTCTCTCTGGAAG GTTAGTGTTCAAGCCTTTAATGATGAAGATCCTCAAGGACGTCGAACTCTTG GGTTGTTTCTTCACCGGAGGAAGGCAGAGATTACTGATTCCCTCAGAAAG GTTCATATATACGTGGACTCTCGTGAAAAGGTTACTGCTCGTTTTCAG CTGATTTGTCCATCAAAGAGAGAAGTAATGGTGTTTGGAAGACTCAAACAAAGGGGCACTCTTTTACCTAAAGCTCCTAAGGGATGGGGCTGGCGTGCTGCTTTGTTCTTCGATGAGCTTGCAGAGCAACTCCAAAATGGGACCTTGCGAGTGGCTGCGGTTGTGCAACTCGTGTGA
- the LOC7475916 gene encoding pentatricopeptide repeat-containing protein At3g06920 has protein sequence MLLRNQGIVLTYNSRCWYILINSRKLASFSNGPPSDSGGKSHLCNEGVNQENSRNFDGVRRGVDDVCHVLESGSWGPSLENSLSMFNEKPQPELVIGVLRRLKDVNQAVNYFRWVERKSEEPLSPEAYNSLLMVMVRTRNFDYLEQILGEMSIAGFGPTNYTCVELVASCVKSRKLIEAFDLLQMMRHFKFRPAFSAYTTLIGALSEVGESDRMLALFNQMQELGYEVNVHLLTTLIRVFSREGRVDAALSLLDEMKSNTFDADIVLYNVCIDCFGKVGKVDMAWKFFHEMKANGLVPDDVTYTSMMGVLCKANRLDEAVEIFEQMEQNRQVPCAYAYNTMIMGYGSAGKFDEAYSLLERQRAKGCIPSVVAYNCILTCLGKKGKTDKALRIFEEMKRDAMPNLPTYNIIIGMLCKAGNVEAAFKVRDAMKEAGLFPNVRTINIMIDRLCKAQKLDEACSIFEGMDHKVCSPDGATFCSLIDGLGKQGRVDDAYRIYERMLDADQIPNVVVYTSLIRNFFKCDRKEDGHKMYKEMMRSGCSPDLMLLNTYMDCVFKAGETEKGRALFEEIKARGFLPDTRSYSILIHSLVKAGFARETYELYYAMKDQGCVLDTRAYNTVIDGFCKSGKVNKAYQLLEEMKTMGHHPTVVTYGSVVDGLAKIDRLDEAYMLFEEAKSNGIELNQVIYSSLIDGFGKVGRVDEAYLVMEEMMQKGLTPNVYTWNCLLDGLVKAEEINEALVCFQSMKDLKCTPNQITYCILINGLCKVRKFNKAFVFWQEMQKQGLKPNTITYTAMISGLAKSGNVAQASSLFERFRASGGIPDSASYNAMIEGLSIANRALDAYQLFEETRLKGCSIHTKTCVALLDALHKAECLEQAAIVGAVLRETAKSQHAVRSW, from the exons ATGCTGTTGAGGAACCAGG GAATAGTATTGACTTACAATTCAAGGTGTTGGTACATTTTAATCAATTCAAGGAAGTTGGCTTCATTTTCTAATGGCCCTCCTTCAGATTCGGGTGGGAAATCTCATCTCTGTAATGAAGGGGTCAATCAAGAAAACTCGAGGAATTTTGATGGTGTGAGACGGGGAGTAGATGACGTGTGCCATGTTTTGGAAAGTGGTTCTTGGGGACCATCCCTTGAGAATTCTTTGTCAATGTTTAATGAAAAACCTCAACCTGAGTTGGTTATTGGAGTGTTAAGGAGGTTGAAAGATGTTAATCAAGCAGTGAATTATTTCCGTTGGGTCGAGAGGAAAAGTGAGGAACCACTTAGTCCGGAAGCTTATAATTCACTTCTTATGGTGATGGTTAGAACTAGGAATTTTGATTACTTAGAGCAGATTCTGGGAGAGATGAGTATTGCAGGATTTGGCCCTACTAATTACACTTGCGTGGAGTTAGTTGCGAGCTGTGTTAAATCACGGAAGCTTATAGAAGCTTTTGATCTCCTGCAAATGATGAGGCATTTTAAATTTCGCCCGGCGTTTTCTGCTTATACAACTTTGATCGGTGCTTTGTCTGAAGTAGGTGAATCTGATCGCATGCTTGCTCTTTTCAATCAAATGCAAGAGCTGGGTTACGAAGTGAATGTGCATTTGCTTACGACTCTAATTCGTGTGTTTTCCAGGGAGGGTCGTGTTGATGCTGCTCTCTCCCTACTGGATGAAATGAAGAGCAACACTTTTGATGCTGATATTGTGCTTTATAATGTTTGCATAGACTGCTTTGGTAAGGTGGGAAAGGTGGATATGGCTTGGAAATTTTTTCATGAGATGAAGGCAAATGGTTTAGTGCCTGATGATGTGACTTATACTAGCATGATGGGTGTTCTATGCAAAGCCAACAGACTTGATGAAGCCGTGGAGATATTTGAGCAGATGGAGCAAAACAGACAAGTTCCATGTGCGTATGCTTACAACACCATGATTATGGGTTATGGATCAGCTGGAAAGTTTGACGAGGCATACAGTTTGCTTGAGAGGCAAAGGGCAAAAGGGTGCATTCCAAGTGTGGTTGCGTATAATTGCATTCTTACTTGCCTTgggaagaagggaaaaacagACAAGGCATTAAGAATTTTTGAGGAGATGAAGAGAGATGCAATGCCCAATCTTCCAACATATAACATTATAATAGGCATGCTTTGCAAGGCTGGAAATGTCGAGGCTGCTTTCAAGGTTCGGGATGCCATGAAAGAGGCTGGCTTGTTTCCTAATGTCAGAACCATAAACATAATGATCGATAGGCTGTGTAAAGCTCAAAAGCTTGATGAAGCTTGTTCAATATTTGAAGGAATGGATCATAAAGTTTGCTCCCCAGATGGTGCTACATTCTGTTCGCTTATAGATGGTTTGGGCAAGCAAGGTAGAGTGGATGATGCTTACAGGATTTATGAACGGATGCTGGATGCTGATCAAATTCCAAATGTTGTTGTTTATACATCCCTCATCAGAAATTTCTTCAAGTGTGACAGGAAGGAGGATGGTCACAAGATGTACAAAGAAATGATGCGTAGTGGATGTTCTCCTGACCTCATGCTCCTGAATACCTACATGGATTGTGTTTTCAAGGCTGGTGAAACTGAGAAAGGCAGGGCTTTGTTTGAGGAAATAAAGGCTCGAGGGTTTCTTCCTGATACAAGAAGCTATTCGATCCTAATCCATAGCCTTGTGAAAGCTGGTTTCGCACGGGAAACCTACGAGTTATATTATGCAATGAAGGACCAGGGCTGTGTTTTGGACACCCGTGCATACAACACTGTTATTGATGGGTTCTGCAAGTCAGGTAAGGTGAACAAAGCTTATCAGCTACTGGAGGAAATGAAGACAATGGGCCACCATCCAACTGTTGTGACCTATGGTTCTGTCGTCGATGGCCTCGCTAAAATTGATAGACTTGATGAAGCATACATGCTCTTCGAGGAAGCAAAGTCGAATGGCATAGAGTTAAATCAGGTGATCTATAGTAGTCTTATTGATGGTTTTGGAAAAGTTGGTAGAGTTGATGAAGCATATCTAGTTATGGAAGAAATGATGCAGAAAGGTTTAACGCCCAATGTATACACATGGAATTGCTTGCTGGATGGATTGGTGAAAGCCGAGGAAATTAATGAGGCCCTTGTCTGCTTTCAGTCCATGAAAGACTTGAAATGCACTCCGAATCAGATAACTTATTGCATTCTCATAAATGGCCTCTGTAAGGTTAGGAAATTTAACAAGGCCTTTGTGTTTTGGCAAGAGATGCAAAAGCAGGGGTTAAAACCCAATACCATCACCTACACTGCCATGATCTCTGGACTTGCAAAGTCTGGAAATGTTGCACAGGCAAGTAGTCTATTTGAGAGATTTAGGGCAAGTGGGGGAATACCTGATTCTGCTAGTTATAATGCTATGATAGAAGGGCTGAGCATCGCAAATAGGGCTCTGGACGCATATCAACTTTTTGAGGAAACTCGGTTGAAGGGTTGCAGTATTCATACCAAGACTTGTGTTGCACTTTTGGATGCACTGCATAAGGCCGAATGTCTTGAGCAGGCGGCAATAGTGGGGGCTGTTTTGAGGGAAACAGCAAAATCTCAACATGCTGTAAGATCTTGGTAA
- the LOC7496693 gene encoding uncharacterized protein LOC7496693 — MALKPIDNALPLPHETAKFGVNEESKIASLPPPPADPIIDYISSENLEPISDPESEIQGLVEELDSKDWTRVCESLNNVRRFALYHSLLLLPILEKVMLMVVKAMKNPRSALCKTSIMASSDIFKVFGDQSLDSANNAFDNLLLQLLLKASQDKRFVCEEADKALNAMVKSMTPLPLLNKLRPYVRHINPRIRAKAAITISNSVSKMGLEAMNEFGLVSLVQMAADLLNDRLPEAREAARNIVTCIYEAYTRNEEQKQESWQNFCQSSLPPIHAQSMVKITSSQ; from the exons ATGGCACTGAAACCTATTGACAACGCTCTTCCACTTCCACATGAAACTGCCAAATTTGGAGTAAATGAAGAAAGCAAGATTGCATCATTGCCTCCTCCTCCTGCAGATCCGATCATTGATTATATCTCTTCTGAGAATCTTGAACCCATTTCAGATCCTGAATCCGAGATCCAG GGTTTAGTAGAAGAGTTAGATTCAAAGGACTGGACAAGGGTTTGCGAGTCGTTGAATAATGTTAGGAGATTTGCACTCTATCACTCGTTGCTCTTGCTGCCAATCtt GGAAAAGGTGATGTTAATGGTGGTGAAAGCTATGAAGAATCCAAGAAGTGCTTTGTGCAAGACATCTATCATGGCTTCATCTGATATTTTCAAGGTCTTTGGTGACCAGTCACTTGACTCTGCTAATAACGCATTTGATAACTTG CTGTTGCAACTACTACTGAAAGCTTCCCAAGACAAAAGGTTCGTGTGTGAAGAAGCAGATAAAGCATTAAATGCAATGGTGAAGTCCATGACCCCTCTGCCTTTGCTCAATAAGCTCCGGCCTTATGTTAGACATATCAACCCTAGAATCAGGGCCAAAGCTGCCATAACTATCTCTAACTCTGTCTCCAAGAtg GGCCTAGAAGCAATGAACGAATTTGGGTTGGTTTCGCTGGTTCAAATGGCTGCAGATTTGTTGAATGATAGATTGCCTGAGGCAAGAGAAGCGGCAAGGAACATCGTGACTTGTATATATGAAGCATATACCAGAAATGAGGAGCAGAAGCAGGAATCATGGCAAAACTTTTGCCAATCCAGTTTACCACCTATTCATGCTCAGTCTATGGTCAAAATTACTAGTTCTCAATAA